The Laspinema palackyanum D2c region CTAATATGATAACTAAATTTGCCAGATTCAGTTAGGAATTACGGAAGTTTTTTAGTTGGTGTTTGTGTGGCTATGGTGCTGAGTCAGTAACCAGTCGCCTCTGTTGTCAAGCGTCTTATGTTGTCCTTTAATGTAGTCCTTTACCAGAGGAGTATGGAAATGTCTAAGTTTTGGCCCGCAATCTTGTCCGTGGCGATCGCCTTACCTGCTCAGGCCGATGTTCCCATTTCTCGGATTGTAAGCGAAGGGTTGGGGACCCACGGAATCAACCTGGGCAGCTTCAGTATGATTGTCCCCGGCGACCCCCAGACCCCGGCTTACGGGTCCGGTAGCCGACTCAGGCAATATCATATTCATGCGGCGAAAATGGTCGAGATTACGGCTTATTACTGTAACCAAAGTGATAAGCCACCTGAACAATTTGCCCGGTGGGACTACAGAACGGAAGTTACAGAGGAGACCATCGAACTCGATATCTCTTGTCCCCTAGCGCTTTCGATTGCCGAAACTTACGGTACTGGCAGAACCGAAAGCACCAACCTCACCCTAGAAATCCACCCCGGACCCGACGACCCCAGGGTCATCGAAAGCTATATACATAGGGTACAGTGGGTGGAGACCGTCGTTGAGGTCCCCACATTGCAAATCGTTGGCCCCAAAATCGACCAATGGCTGAACTATGTCGATAACGAACTGCTGCCGAATTAGCGTTAATTTGTGAGGTGACCGCTCCGCTTCGATTGGGGGTCAGTTCCAGCATAAAATGATGGCTTTTTTGAGCGATCGCCTATTCAACCCAACCCAAAACCCAACTTCTGCACCGCTGCCCGTTTCGTCTCTTCACCTCTGCGGTCATAGCGGGCCGTGGTTCCGATATTGCTATGTCCGACCAACTGCTGCACCGTCACGATATCCACTCCTTTATCTAGCAGATTACTGATAAACGTCCGCCGAAAGTCATGGGCCGAGAACGTTTCGAGTCCAGCCACCTTCCCCCATTCTTGCAACCGCAATGCGATCGCCTCGCTGGTAATCCTCCGGTCTGGGACAATCTCGCCCCACCATTGACAGGGGTAAAAAAGTGGCCCCGACCGTCGTCCCCGGAGCGCCACCCAGTTTTCCAGCAACTCCAATCCACCCGGAATCAGATAAGTTTGGCGGTATTTTTTCCCTTTGCCCTGGCGAACAAAAAGCCCGCCGGTGGTGAAATCGCAATCGCCGTAATCCAGCGCGGCAACTTCAGCCCGTCGTAGTCCCGCACAGAAACAGGCGATCGCCGCTGCATCCCGAGTCCCGATCGCCGTCTCTGATTCTTGGCACACTTTCAGCAGGGCTTTGATTTCCTCAGTCTTTAGCAGGCGGCCCCGTAACGGAGCATCCCCGGGAATCCGGTCAATGGATACCGCATCCTCATAGTCATCGGCATCTATCAGCCTCAACTTGCGGGCTGTTTTCAAAACTTGCCTGACTGCCGAGAGTTTCAAATTGGCGGTTGACGGCGGGTGAGTTTCGAGAAGAATTGCCCGGAGTGCTGCGGTGTGTTCGTAACGCAACTTGGACCAATCCAACGTCAGGCGATCGCACTGACCGGCACTCAAAACCCGAGCGCACCAATTCAAGTTATGACCCATCGTGCGGCGGCTACTTTCAGCAAGCTGACTGAGATAGACCGCAGCCGGGTGACGAGTTAAGGGCAACGGCTTCACCAGTGCCAACGGGTGCGGATGTTCGGCGGATTCTAGGCGTAATAAATTCATGGAGCCGCTCTCCCGAACGACTGGGGATATTCAAATCGTCGCATAGCCGGGAGGATTTTAGAGAAACTGCCATGCTCAGGTAAACGCTTATTTCCATAAGTCTGACCGACGCAAACCAGTCAACTAGACCATTCCAACGAATTGATGGTCGTGCTGTAAATGGGTTGGAAATGGCATGGAATTCGATGCCAAATCAGCGGCTATGATGAAGGAGTCAGGCACAACTACAGCACGGAGTCAGCATGACACCGCCAACTAGACGGATTGTGGGCTATTTGCCGGTGGAATACCACAACCGGCTTAGGCAGTACATGGAAGAACAGAACCTAGGCGAGAGTGCGGCCCTGGTCCAGATTTTGCGCGAGTTTTTTGATGGCAGACAGAAGAATCCCGAACTCGACGCACTCAAGTCCGAACTGGTCCAGTTAAAGCAACGGATGGCAGTGGTGGAAGCTGTGCTGAGTTCCGGTGGCAGAGGTGGCAGAGGACGGAGCCTTCCCCCGATGATGAGCGAACCGATTAAACCGAAAGCATTGACCACAGCAGAACTCGCCGAACGATTGAAGGTCACACCCCAGGAAGTTGACGAAGCGGTGATCCAGGGTGTCGAGCAATTCAAGAAGTGGAGCCGCAGTCGCGATCCAGCTTTGATTCGCTGGGAGAAACGGGGGGAATTATTTCACCAAGTGGAGCGGTGAGGCGGGGGGAAAAGGCGACTGCATAGCATTTCCTTGAGGAGAATCGCATCTGGACTCATCGTGCCAAACTGAAAAGATTTACAGATTACAAGTCAGTGTTGAGTCAGGCTTTTTGCGATCGCCTCCGGCATAGCTGGTGCTTACCGCCAAACATCTGCTTGAGGAGAATCACCTGTGAACGAACCCAGCCAAAGTGAAATGGTTTACAGTTTCTGAGGCTAGTGTTGCGAGGGGGGCGAGGTTCACAACAGCATTCTTTTCTTAGACTTAGTGGAGCCATTGTCAATCCTAGGACCGGGTGAACACAAGTCGGCTTATTTATAAGAGATGACTTTGACACAGGACTTGTGTTCACCCCACAAAAGCATTGTCCTGTCTGGATTGTAGCGATTTCATCTCGGTTGATAGCAACGCCTTGAGTTTATGCTCGAATCCGACAACCGCGACTAGATTGGTGCTTTTCTTGGAGCGATCGCTTTGGTGGTTGGTTGACCAGTCGCCTCGAAGGAAGGACTCACAAATAGGGGCTTTCTGTTTTGGGTCGGGGTCAGTTCGGTGCGGATGCCGTGAAAGTGCAAAGGATTTCAGGTTGTGGCAACGGGTGCGGATGAAGTCGGGAAGCAGCGGGGGGATGGCGAAATCTTGCCGCATCCACAAAGGGGCTAGTTTTTCCATTGAGTCAGGGTGAACACAAGTGGCTATTTTTATAGCAAAGGCAGATTTGACCTGACTTGTGTTCACCCTAGCAAAGTCTTACCCAGTCTCGATTAGAGCGATTTTGGTAGAGCAGGACGAGCGGAATGGGCGATCGGGTGCAACAGGCATCAAGGTTGTCCTTTTTAGGCGATCGGTCTCGGGCTAACTGGCCGATCGCAAGAAAGCATGAGCACGATTCCACTCAATCCCAAATAAGCCCCATGCTGAAACTGGAGGGGTCTTGTTGTGGTGGCGATCGGCACTGAGAATCTGGACGGATTGGCAAGTGGTTTATCGAAATAAGACTGAAATTGGGGGTCTAGCTTTGGTGGCGATTGCCTACGGCATAGCTCCGCTTACCGGCACTTCAAGCAGACTGTTGTTCGACCTTGAGCGCCTCAAGCAAGTTTTCGTCCGAATAGGATTTTTCCCAGTCGCCCTCTAGCTGAATCCGGACCGACTGAGCACCTCCATCCGGAGTGCAGACGACCCAATAAGCATCGCTGGCTCCTTTAACTTGAGCCGCTTCCCGGTTTTCTGGATTATCCGAAAGACCTGCATAAGCCTGAACACAACTCCAGGTGATTCCATCAGCATCCGTCACTTCTCTTGGCATTGTTTGATACTCCTCTTATTACTCCTAATCTAAGCCCCTTCGGTTTTTCATGCCTCTATCCCAATGTGGAAAAGCGATCGCCTATTCCACCCGCCGCAGTTCCCCCTCGACAAACTGCCAGCCGACCGGGGACCAGTTTTCCTCGGGTGCATCAGTGTAGAGATTATTGATGGGAGCCTCAATGTCCACGGGTGCGCCCAGTCCGAGGAAATCCTGAAACTGTCGGTTTTTTAGGTTAGGGTCTGGGTGGTAATCATGGCAAATCTCGCCCGTTGGTCCTGATGGATGGACCGTGCAAAAAAGGACATAGTGGTGAGCGTTGTATCGGCAGGAGTGGCATTCGGGGAGTTGGGGCATGGTTGCGATCGCCTGTTTAGTCGGGATTGATTAGGGGTTGATTCAATTTTGCCATTATCAATAACTGTCGGAAGTGACAGTTATTTCCCCCGACAGTCCCCTGGGGCCGTTGCAGGTTGTCTCCGGTGAGGGCGATCGGCTCAAGGGTAAAAGTCATCTGTCCCGCATCTAATTCTTATTTTTCTCTGAGAATGAGTAATTCATCGGATTGACAAAAATCTCCAGCCTCAACTAAAAAATTCGTTATTTTTAAACTTAACTATTTTCCTGGCAAGTTATCCGCAAACTACACACATACGAATAACTCATGTGTTCTAATTTAATTGGATCGAGAAAATCTTTTGCGTACTATCTTGCATAACAGGGTAACCCCTACAGTTATCGAGCTTAAAGGCCCACCAGCTTGGTTAAAATAGCTAATTTCATTTCGTACTAGCTATTTTGGAACCTATCCAAATAACCGGAGGACTAAAAATTATGTCAGACCCATCACAGTTTGGAATCGATTTGAATTCTATTCATTATCAAGCCGCAGGAAATAAAATTGTTTTGTCCAATAATGATGCTACATTCCAGTGTACAGAATTTGCTTATGGCCGTGCCATTGAAAAAGGGCTATTTCAAAACGAGCAAGGTTTTGGAGCGAACTGGTTTGGTCATGCTGGTCAATGGGACGATAATTTAGGAGAGTGGACCCGTCAACCACAAGTTAATAGTTTCGTTGTTTGGGACCCTTGGCAAGGGGGTTCTCAGGAGTGGGGTCATGTAGGGTTTGTAGAAGAAGTTCATCCAGATGGTTCATTTACCATTTCTGAAGCAAACTGGGATGGTAATTATTTCCACTCTCGCACCATTTCTCAAGGAAGCAATGCTTTTACTAACGCCAAGTTTGTACCTATTGTGACCTCCAACCAGCCAATAAGTGGTACTCCTACCTCCGGTAATGACAACATCACCGGA contains the following coding sequences:
- a CDS encoding tyrosine-type recombinase/integrase, giving the protein MNLLRLESAEHPHPLALVKPLPLTRHPAAVYLSQLAESSRRTMGHNLNWCARVLSAGQCDRLTLDWSKLRYEHTAALRAILLETHPPSTANLKLSAVRQVLKTARKLRLIDADDYEDAVSIDRIPGDAPLRGRLLKTEEIKALLKVCQESETAIGTRDAAAIACFCAGLRRAEVAALDYGDCDFTTGGLFVRQGKGKKYRQTYLIPGGLELLENWVALRGRRSGPLFYPCQWWGEIVPDRRITSEAIALRLQEWGKVAGLETFSAHDFRRTFISNLLDKGVDIVTVQQLVGHSNIGTTARYDRRGEETKRAAVQKLGFGLG